In the genome of Candidatus Microbacterium phytovorans, one region contains:
- the hemB gene encoding porphobilinogen synthase yields MTAFPERRPRRLRATPALRRLVAETDLAPRHLVLPVFVKEGIDVAQPIATMPGAHQHPLADLPAVVEEAAAAGVGGVMLFGVPAVRDAVGSGATDPDGILNRAIAVAAEAAEGRLTVQADLCLDEFTDHGHCGVLATDGSVDNDATLEVYARMAVAQADAGADILGLSGMMDGQVRAVRAALDAVGHSGVAILAYAAKYASAFYGPFRDAVESTLDGDRRTYQLDPANGREGVQEALVDADEGADVVMVKPAGPYLDVLARVADVSPVPVWAYQVSGEYALIEHAAAAGLIDRDRAVIETLLGIRRAGAETILTYWAVEVAQRLRAGEVRA; encoded by the coding sequence ATGACCGCCTTCCCCGAGCGGCGCCCGCGTCGTCTTCGCGCCACCCCGGCCCTGCGCCGCCTCGTCGCGGAGACCGACCTGGCTCCCCGCCACCTCGTCCTCCCCGTCTTCGTCAAGGAGGGGATCGACGTCGCGCAGCCCATCGCGACGATGCCCGGCGCGCACCAGCACCCGCTGGCGGACCTTCCGGCGGTCGTCGAGGAGGCGGCTGCGGCGGGGGTCGGAGGTGTCATGCTGTTCGGCGTTCCCGCGGTGCGCGACGCCGTCGGCTCCGGCGCGACCGATCCCGACGGCATCCTCAATCGCGCCATCGCCGTCGCCGCCGAGGCCGCCGAAGGCCGCCTCACGGTGCAGGCCGACCTGTGCCTCGACGAGTTCACCGACCACGGACACTGCGGGGTGCTCGCCACCGACGGCAGCGTCGACAACGATGCGACGCTGGAGGTGTATGCCCGGATGGCGGTCGCGCAGGCGGACGCCGGCGCCGACATCCTCGGGCTCTCGGGGATGATGGACGGCCAGGTGCGCGCCGTGCGGGCTGCCCTCGATGCCGTCGGACACAGCGGGGTGGCGATCCTCGCCTACGCCGCGAAGTACGCTTCGGCGTTCTACGGCCCCTTCCGCGACGCGGTCGAGTCGACTCTCGACGGTGACCGCCGCACGTACCAGCTCGACCCGGCCAACGGCCGCGAGGGCGTGCAGGAGGCACTCGTGGATGCCGACGAGGGCGCCGACGTCGTCATGGTGAAACCCGCCGGCCCCTACCTCGACGTGCTGGCCCGCGTCGCCGACGTCTCGCCGGTCCCCGTCTGGGCGTACCAGGTGTCGGGGGAGTACGCGTTGATCGAGCACGCCGCCGCCGCCGGACTCATCGACCGCGACCGTGCCGTGATCGAGACGCTGCTCGGCATCCGCCGTGCCGGCGCGGAGACGATCCTCACCTACTGGGCCGTCGAGGTCGCGCAGCGACTGCGCGCGGGGGAGGTGCGCGCATGA
- the hemC gene encoding hydroxymethylbilane synthase: MTDALRLGTRASALATTQSGHVADALRAATGRDVELVPITTAGDVLTGPLAQLGGTGVFVAALRDALLRGACDLVVHSMKDLPTGAVLGLRIAAVPERASQRDVLCARDGLSLDQLPLGAVVGSGSPRRVAQLLRRRPDLDVRGIRGNVDTRLRKVHEGEYDATVLAEAGLARLGRTDEITDVFELDTWPTSAGQGALAVEVRTYDPALADAVAAIGHEASTTASLWERDVLRRLEAGCAAPVGISAQPASDGTVALVAEVYALDGAASVRVERRVDAPRLTDPLDRDAEAADIVAELLGAGAGDLADLAGSGDTAGPAGTAGANP; this comes from the coding sequence GTGACCGACGCGCTCCGGCTGGGCACTCGAGCGAGCGCGCTGGCGACCACCCAGTCCGGGCACGTCGCCGACGCGCTGCGCGCCGCCACCGGGCGCGACGTCGAACTCGTGCCGATCACGACGGCCGGTGACGTGCTCACCGGTCCGCTCGCCCAGCTCGGCGGGACGGGCGTGTTCGTGGCGGCGCTGCGCGATGCCCTGCTGCGCGGAGCGTGCGACCTCGTCGTGCACTCCATGAAGGATCTGCCCACGGGAGCCGTCCTGGGGCTGCGCATCGCCGCCGTCCCCGAGCGCGCGTCGCAGCGCGATGTGCTGTGCGCCCGCGACGGGCTCTCCCTCGACCAGCTGCCGCTCGGTGCGGTGGTCGGCAGCGGCTCGCCGCGTCGCGTCGCCCAGCTCCTGCGGCGGCGGCCGGACCTCGACGTCCGCGGCATCCGGGGCAACGTCGACACCCGCCTCCGGAAGGTTCACGAGGGGGAGTACGACGCGACGGTCCTCGCCGAGGCGGGACTGGCCCGACTGGGTCGCACCGACGAGATCACCGACGTGTTCGAGCTGGATACGTGGCCCACGTCCGCCGGGCAGGGCGCCCTCGCCGTCGAGGTGCGCACCTACGATCCGGCGCTGGCGGACGCGGTCGCGGCGATCGGTCACGAGGCGTCGACGACGGCGAGCCTCTGGGAGCGCGATGTGCTTCGCCGACTGGAGGCCGGCTGCGCCGCGCCGGTCGGCATCAGCGCACAACCGGCATCCGACGGGACGGTCGCCCTCGTCGCCGAGGTCTACGCCCTCGACGGCGCCGCCTCGGTGCGCGTCGAGCGACGCGTCGACGCACCCCGCCTGACCGACCCGCTCGACCGGGATGCCGAGGCCGCCGACATCGTCGCCGAACTGCTCGGAGCGGGTGCCGGTGACCTCGCCGACCTGGCAGGGTCGGGCGACACCGCCGGACCTGCCGGGACGGCGGGAGCGAACCCGTGA
- a CDS encoding ferrochelatase, translated as MMAENIGAAAPATPEGFRPKPPRAQSAPVCGEGCRVPAATPATCAGEPHVSQPVAYDGVLLLGFGGPEGQDDVIPFLRNVTAGRGIPDERLEEVAHHYRHFGGVSPINDHNRELKAALDAELAARGLDLPVHWGNRNWMPYVADALQDAVGAGRRRLLAIATSAYSSYSSCRQYREDLADAVEATGLGGQVEIDKVRQFFDHPGFITPFVDGIRTAVAELVERGITDLAADVEVLFSTHSIPDSDADRSGPPERGFGAGGAYVAQHLAVAEQIMAQLGIGSAWQLVFQSRSGPPQVPWLEPDINDALEDLPARGRKAVLIVPLGFVSDHMEVLWDLDTEALETAERLGLVALRTATPGTHPAYVSGLVDLIEERLRGTPVEERPHLTDLGPWYDVCRPGCCENKRLGFQPALAGIAP; from the coding sequence CTGATGGCTGAGAACATCGGCGCTGCCGCCCCCGCGACACCCGAGGGCTTCCGCCCCAAGCCGCCGCGCGCACAGTCCGCACCCGTGTGCGGTGAGGGATGCCGCGTGCCGGCGGCCACGCCCGCCACCTGCGCGGGCGAACCGCACGTGTCGCAGCCCGTCGCCTACGACGGCGTGCTGCTCCTCGGCTTCGGTGGGCCCGAAGGCCAGGACGACGTCATCCCCTTCCTGCGCAACGTCACCGCCGGTCGAGGCATCCCCGACGAGCGGCTGGAGGAGGTGGCGCACCACTACCGGCACTTCGGTGGCGTGTCGCCCATCAACGACCACAACCGGGAGCTGAAGGCGGCCCTCGACGCGGAGCTCGCCGCGCGCGGCCTCGATCTGCCGGTGCACTGGGGAAACCGCAACTGGATGCCGTACGTCGCCGACGCGCTGCAGGATGCGGTCGGGGCGGGCCGTCGTCGTCTCCTCGCGATCGCGACGAGCGCGTACTCTTCGTACTCCTCGTGCCGCCAGTACCGCGAAGACCTCGCGGACGCTGTCGAGGCGACGGGCCTCGGGGGCCAGGTGGAGATCGACAAGGTCCGTCAGTTCTTCGACCACCCGGGCTTCATCACCCCGTTCGTCGACGGCATCCGCACCGCCGTCGCGGAGCTCGTCGAGCGCGGCATCACCGACCTCGCCGCGGATGTGGAGGTGCTGTTCTCGACGCACTCGATCCCCGACTCGGACGCCGACCGGTCGGGTCCGCCGGAGCGCGGGTTCGGCGCGGGCGGGGCGTACGTCGCTCAGCACCTGGCCGTCGCGGAGCAGATCATGGCGCAGCTGGGCATCGGCAGCGCGTGGCAGCTGGTTTTCCAGAGCCGGTCGGGCCCGCCGCAGGTGCCGTGGCTGGAACCCGACATCAACGACGCGCTGGAGGATCTCCCCGCGCGCGGCCGGAAGGCCGTCCTCATCGTGCCGCTCGGATTCGTGAGCGATCATATGGAGGTGCTCTGGGACCTCGACACGGAGGCGCTCGAGACGGCCGAACGGCTCGGACTCGTGGCGCTGCGGACGGCGACGCCCGGAACCCACCCCGCGTACGTGTCGGGACTCGTCGACCTCATCGAGGAACGCCTGCGAGGGACGCCGGTCGAGGAGCGGCCCCACCTCACCGATCTCGGGCCGTGGTACGACGTGTGCCGTCCCGGCTGCTGCGAGAACAAGCGGCTGGGGTTCCAGCCCGCCCTCGCCGGGATCGCGCCGTGA
- a CDS encoding glutamyl-tRNA reductase — MLVCLTAHQRTTPLDSLERLAGMGDEVAVRLKASHDEIRGAVVLSTCNRFEAYFDLDDASPVPAMDAAMEQLSGLAGLPFRTVRDTVEFAQGHRVAKHLFSVAAGLDSVAVGEDEIAGQVRRALDAARRDGLTTAPLEQLFQRATEASRAVRNSTRLGESGRSLVRLAVDLAGSRLDDWSQARVLLVGTGRYAAASLAALRDVGARDIRVHSRSGRQRFAHREHLTVVDAADYAAEAAAADVVVTCTTTTQEYALVADDHAVARAGVRTPQVIVDLGMPRNVDPGIRALPGVELLDLETVRVHAPIDENATLGHAREIVDAAARRHAAAHRVHEVSPAVVALREHVRGVLESEVARGASAETEAALRHFSGVLLHGLIARGHGLAAGGHGAEWADAIATVLPPTAPSEQP; from the coding sequence TTGCTCGTCTGCCTGACCGCCCACCAGCGCACCACGCCGCTCGACTCGCTCGAGCGACTCGCGGGCATGGGCGACGAGGTGGCGGTGCGGCTGAAGGCATCCCACGACGAGATCCGCGGAGCCGTCGTGCTCTCGACCTGCAACCGTTTCGAGGCGTACTTCGACCTCGACGACGCCTCCCCGGTGCCCGCGATGGACGCCGCCATGGAGCAGCTGTCCGGGCTCGCGGGCCTCCCGTTCCGCACCGTGCGCGACACCGTCGAGTTCGCCCAGGGGCACCGCGTCGCCAAGCACCTCTTCTCCGTGGCCGCCGGCCTCGACTCCGTCGCCGTCGGCGAAGACGAGATCGCCGGCCAGGTGCGCCGCGCCCTCGACGCCGCACGTCGCGACGGCCTCACGACCGCCCCGCTCGAGCAGCTGTTCCAGCGCGCGACGGAGGCCTCCCGGGCCGTGCGCAACAGCACGCGTCTGGGCGAGTCGGGCCGATCCCTCGTCCGGCTCGCCGTCGATCTCGCCGGCTCACGCCTCGACGACTGGTCACAGGCCCGCGTCCTGCTGGTGGGCACGGGACGGTACGCCGCGGCATCCCTCGCCGCCCTGCGCGACGTCGGCGCCCGCGACATCCGCGTGCACTCCCGCTCGGGTCGACAGCGCTTCGCGCACCGCGAGCACCTCACCGTCGTCGACGCAGCCGACTACGCCGCCGAAGCCGCCGCCGCCGACGTCGTGGTCACCTGCACCACCACGACGCAGGAGTACGCCCTCGTCGCCGACGACCACGCCGTCGCCCGCGCCGGAGTGCGCACTCCACAGGTGATCGTCGACCTCGGGATGCCGCGCAACGTCGACCCCGGCATCCGCGCCCTTCCCGGCGTCGAGCTGCTCGACCTCGAGACCGTGCGCGTGCACGCGCCGATCGACGAGAACGCGACGCTCGGCCACGCGCGAGAGATCGTCGACGCCGCCGCGCGCCGCCACGCCGCCGCGCACCGCGTACACGAGGTGTCGCCGGCCGTCGTCGCCCTCCGCGAGCACGTGCGCGGCGTGCTCGAGAGCGAGGTGGCCCGCGGCGCCAGCGCCGAGACCGAGGCCGCCCTGCGGCACTTCTCCGGCGTCCTCCTCCATGGCCTCATCGCGCGCGGCCACGGCCTGGCCGCCGGCGGTCACGGCGCGGAGTGGGCCGACGCCATCGCGACCGTCCTCCCGCCGACCGCGCCCTCGGAGCAACCGTGA
- the hemE gene encoding uroporphyrinogen decarboxylase, with protein MLRALRGERPDVAPVWFMRQAGRSLPEYRALRSRGTMIEACLDPALASEITLQPVRRHGVDAAIFFSDIVVPLALIGIDVEIAAGRGPVFSHPLRTAADIAKAVEIDPALVRERGEVIVDAVARTTDMLAEEAAGRGEPLPLIGFAGAPFTLAAYLVEGGPSKDHLAARRLIHDDPAAWRALTEWLAEVTGQFLALQVSAGASAAQLFDSWAGALAPAVYRESVLPASAAALRAVRELAVPAGSGIDRVPLIHFGVGTGELLADMASLDIDAIGVDYRVRLDDAVGRIGRDLTVQGNLDPALLFAPEPVRTAAVHDILAAGTAARAHVFNLGHGVPMDADPDAIGAVVRTVHEWRMP; from the coding sequence CTGCTGCGTGCGCTGCGGGGGGAACGCCCCGACGTCGCGCCCGTGTGGTTCATGCGGCAGGCGGGCCGGTCGTTGCCGGAGTACCGGGCATTGCGCAGTCGCGGCACCATGATCGAGGCGTGCCTCGACCCGGCGCTCGCCAGCGAGATCACCCTTCAGCCCGTGCGGCGGCACGGCGTCGACGCGGCCATCTTCTTCAGCGACATCGTCGTGCCGCTCGCGCTCATCGGGATCGACGTCGAGATCGCCGCCGGACGCGGACCCGTCTTCTCGCACCCGCTGCGCACCGCCGCCGACATCGCGAAGGCCGTCGAGATCGATCCCGCGCTCGTCCGAGAGCGCGGCGAGGTCATCGTCGACGCAGTCGCCCGCACGACCGACATGCTCGCCGAAGAGGCCGCCGGGCGCGGTGAGCCGCTGCCGCTCATCGGGTTCGCCGGTGCGCCGTTCACGCTCGCCGCCTATCTCGTCGAGGGGGGACCGTCCAAGGACCACCTCGCGGCGCGTCGTCTCATCCACGACGATCCGGCGGCTTGGCGTGCGCTCACGGAATGGCTGGCCGAAGTGACGGGTCAGTTCCTCGCGTTGCAGGTCTCGGCGGGCGCGAGCGCCGCCCAGCTGTTCGACTCGTGGGCCGGTGCCCTCGCCCCCGCGGTGTACCGGGAGTCGGTGCTGCCGGCATCCGCTGCGGCGCTGCGTGCCGTCCGCGAGTTGGCCGTGCCGGCGGGAAGCGGCATCGATCGCGTGCCGCTCATCCATTTCGGCGTCGGAACGGGCGAGCTCCTCGCCGACATGGCCTCTCTCGACATCGATGCGATCGGTGTCGACTACCGGGTGCGGCTCGACGACGCGGTGGGACGGATCGGCCGCGACCTCACGGTGCAGGGCAACCTCGACCCGGCTCTGCTGTTCGCTCCCGAGCCGGTGCGCACGGCCGCCGTGCACGACATCCTCGCCGCCGGCACCGCCGCCCGCGCCCACGTGTTCAACCTCGGTCATGGCGTTCCGATGGACGCCGACCCCGACGCGATCGGGGCGGTGGTGCGGACGGTGCACGAGTGGCGGATGCCGTGA
- a CDS encoding TatD family hydrolase, whose product MTEAADPSQYVRTREKGTRDVTYPDPPEPLAVPVYDNHAHLEIEDGVGLSLDEQLDRAAAVGVVGVVQAGGDIASSRWSAWAAASHPRVLAAVAIHPNEAPAYAAEGRLDEAIGVIDELAGQPRVRAIGETGLDFFRTDADGIPAQYESFEAHIALAKKHDIAMQIHDRDAHGAVLETLERVGAPERTVFHCFSGDEAMARIAAERGYWLSFAGNVTFKNAQNLRLALAVTPRERILVETDAPFLTPAPHRGRPNAPYLIPVTVRFLAAELGVEVDELCAQLAANTLEVYGSFD is encoded by the coding sequence GTGACCGAGGCCGCCGATCCGTCGCAGTACGTCCGCACGCGCGAGAAGGGCACGCGCGACGTCACCTACCCCGATCCGCCCGAACCCCTCGCGGTGCCGGTGTACGACAACCACGCGCACCTCGAGATCGAGGACGGCGTCGGCCTCTCGCTCGACGAACAGCTCGATCGTGCCGCTGCTGTGGGCGTCGTCGGTGTCGTCCAGGCCGGTGGCGACATCGCCTCCAGTCGCTGGTCGGCCTGGGCCGCGGCATCCCACCCCCGCGTGCTCGCCGCTGTCGCTATCCACCCGAACGAAGCGCCGGCCTACGCCGCGGAGGGTCGGCTCGACGAAGCGATCGGCGTGATCGACGAGCTCGCCGGGCAGCCGCGCGTGCGGGCGATCGGCGAGACCGGGCTGGACTTCTTCCGGACGGATGCCGACGGCATCCCCGCCCAGTACGAGAGCTTCGAGGCGCACATCGCGCTGGCCAAGAAGCACGACATCGCGATGCAGATCCACGATCGCGACGCGCACGGCGCCGTCCTGGAGACGCTGGAGCGCGTGGGCGCGCCGGAGCGCACCGTCTTCCACTGCTTCTCGGGCGATGAGGCGATGGCGCGTATCGCCGCCGAGCGAGGCTACTGGCTGAGCTTCGCGGGCAACGTGACCTTCAAGAACGCGCAGAACCTCCGCCTTGCCCTCGCCGTGACCCCGCGCGAACGCATCCTCGTCGAGACCGACGCGCCGTTCCTCACGCCGGCGCCGCACCGTGGCCGGCCGAACGCGCCGTACCTCATCCCCGTGACGGTGCGCTTCCTGGCGGCCGAGCTCGGTGTCGAGGTCGACGAGCTGTGCGCGCAGCTCGCCGCGAACACGCTCGAGGTCTACGGCTCGTTCGACTGA
- a CDS encoding LacI family DNA-binding transcriptional regulator encodes MSEGRGVTLKDVALRAGVSTAAISQALNDRGSLRPETRERIKAIAAELGYRPNKHAAALRSGRTMSVGFVMSDSARDDGRRALQRARQLTALVRSSAEHGFTVTVLPDSRPDLLPGAQIDVLYFPDPADDRAVLREAAARGIPVVASDLYIAGAPGLSVRTGYDAAVRAGLAHLEATGAERIGFLVDESEVPRDQIGESAYLAWTAVRGRTPLVARVDAGRRRLAREVRDLLDRGADAIFAFCEEGPEIFVQLEATSLVVPRDVQLIALCTSAAGSGDCARNERLGVTRACVHPELAADAMFTALGGILPDDGPIVVDLPWELVGGSTTR; translated from the coding sequence GTGAGCGAGGGCCGCGGCGTCACCCTCAAAGACGTCGCTCTGCGCGCCGGGGTGTCCACCGCCGCCATCAGCCAAGCGCTCAACGATCGCGGCAGCCTGCGCCCCGAGACGCGCGAGCGCATCAAGGCGATCGCCGCTGAACTGGGGTACCGTCCCAACAAGCACGCGGCAGCACTGCGCAGCGGCCGGACGATGTCGGTCGGCTTCGTGATGTCCGACAGCGCGCGCGACGACGGGAGGCGCGCCCTGCAGCGGGCGCGACAGCTGACCGCGCTCGTCCGCTCCTCCGCCGAACACGGCTTCACCGTGACCGTGTTGCCCGACTCCCGCCCCGACCTCCTCCCGGGCGCGCAGATCGATGTGCTGTACTTCCCCGACCCCGCCGACGACCGCGCCGTGCTCCGTGAGGCCGCCGCCCGTGGCATCCCCGTCGTCGCGAGCGACCTCTACATCGCGGGTGCGCCCGGGTTGAGCGTCCGCACCGGCTACGACGCCGCCGTGCGCGCGGGCCTCGCCCACCTCGAGGCGACCGGCGCCGAGCGCATCGGGTTCCTCGTCGACGAGAGCGAAGTACCCCGCGACCAGATCGGCGAGAGCGCCTACCTCGCGTGGACGGCGGTCCGGGGGCGCACGCCGCTCGTCGCCCGCGTCGATGCGGGCCGCCGCCGTCTCGCGCGAGAAGTGCGGGATCTGCTCGACCGGGGCGCGGACGCGATCTTCGCGTTCTGCGAGGAAGGTCCCGAGATCTTCGTGCAGCTGGAGGCCACCTCGCTGGTCGTCCCCCGCGATGTGCAGCTGATCGCGCTGTGCACGAGCGCCGCCGGATCGGGCGACTGCGCCCGCAACGAACGCCTCGGCGTCACGCGCGCCTGCGTCCACCCCGAGCTCGCGGCGGATGCCATGTTCACCGCTCTCGGCGGCATCCTCCCCGACGACGGCCCGATTGTCGTCGACCTGCCGTGGGAGCTCGTCGGCGGCTCGACCACGCGCTGA
- a CDS encoding uroporphyrinogen-III synthase, whose protein sequence is MSGHGRLRGASVLVPRGGPWGERVREDLQQRGAEAIVAPVIASAPPRDTAARDRAFDALARGEYAWLFVTSAAAVEQLTREGIRVPATTQIAAVGSATARAVAETGAEVSFVPSGPSSARALTAQWCLGRDPDTTGRCLVVRSDLATAVVSDELELRGFAVDVCIGYRTVGIDLPGDVRARLQRGGVDVVLLTSLSVGRELRRQVGALPSSTLVASIGPGTTRDARQIGYAVSHTARTQSIDALIAELDAPARDTPHLDAPVPDAVPARTEPTP, encoded by the coding sequence GTGAGCGGGCACGGACGCCTCCGCGGCGCCTCCGTGCTCGTCCCCCGCGGCGGGCCCTGGGGTGAGCGTGTCCGCGAGGACCTGCAGCAGCGGGGCGCCGAAGCGATCGTCGCCCCCGTGATCGCCTCCGCCCCGCCGCGCGACACGGCGGCCCGGGACCGAGCCTTCGACGCCCTCGCGCGAGGCGAGTACGCCTGGCTGTTCGTCACCAGCGCCGCCGCCGTCGAGCAGCTGACGCGCGAAGGCATCCGCGTTCCCGCCACCACGCAGATCGCCGCCGTCGGATCGGCGACAGCGCGCGCCGTGGCCGAGACCGGCGCCGAGGTGTCGTTCGTGCCGTCTGGCCCGTCGTCGGCGCGCGCCCTCACCGCGCAGTGGTGCCTCGGACGCGACCCGGACACGACAGGGCGATGCCTGGTCGTGCGGTCCGATCTCGCGACGGCCGTGGTGTCCGACGAACTGGAGCTGCGCGGCTTCGCGGTCGACGTCTGCATCGGCTACCGCACCGTCGGGATCGACCTCCCGGGCGACGTGCGTGCGCGTCTGCAGCGCGGCGGTGTCGACGTCGTGCTGCTCACCTCCCTCAGCGTCGGCCGTGAACTGCGGCGCCAGGTCGGTGCCCTCCCGTCGTCGACCCTCGTCGCCTCCATCGGGCCGGGGACCACCCGCGACGCCCGCCAGATCGGCTACGCCGTCTCCCACACCGCCCGCACTCAGAGCATCGACGCACTGATCGCCGAACTCGACGCGCCCGCGCGCGACACCCCGCACCTGGACGCTCCCGTACCGGATGCCGTCCCCGCTCGAACGGAGCCCACCCCATGA
- a CDS encoding chlorite dismutase family protein, giving the protein MTEENLVGYTLFAVLSAARTRDGIRPAPPTPEALQALDAEIGSLAAAGVTVRGIYDVTGMRADADLMVWLHGDTAESLQKGLRALRRTAVLRGFSCEWSAMGVHREAEFNKRHVPGYLRGERARDWLCLYPFVRSYEWYLLPEAERAAMLAEHGRKGAVFTDVVANTVSTFALSDYEWLLPLESDELLSLVDLMRDLRATEARRHVREEVPFYTGRRVSTAELAEVLS; this is encoded by the coding sequence ATGACGGAAGAGAACCTCGTCGGCTACACCCTGTTCGCCGTGCTGAGCGCTGCGCGCACGCGCGACGGCATCCGCCCCGCGCCGCCCACGCCGGAGGCGCTGCAGGCCCTCGACGCCGAGATCGGGTCGCTCGCCGCGGCGGGCGTCACGGTGCGGGGGATCTACGACGTGACCGGCATGCGCGCCGATGCCGACCTCATGGTCTGGCTGCACGGCGACACGGCCGAGTCACTGCAGAAGGGGCTGCGTGCCCTCCGCCGCACCGCTGTGCTCCGGGGGTTCTCGTGCGAGTGGAGCGCGATGGGGGTGCACCGGGAGGCGGAGTTCAACAAGCGTCACGTGCCCGGGTACCTCCGCGGGGAGCGCGCCCGGGACTGGCTGTGCCTGTACCCGTTCGTCCGCAGCTACGAGTGGTACCTGCTGCCCGAGGCCGAGCGTGCCGCGATGCTCGCCGAGCACGGCCGGAAGGGCGCCGTATTCACCGATGTCGTCGCCAACACGGTGTCGACCTTCGCGCTCAGCGACTACGAGTGGCTCCTGCCGCTGGAGAGCGACGAGCTCCTCAGCCTCGTCGACCTCATGCGGGATCTGCGCGCGACCGAGGCGCGCCGTCACGTGCGCGAGGAGGTCCCGTTCTACACGGGCCGCCGCGTGTCCACGGCGGAGCTCGCGGAGGTGCTCTCCTGA
- a CDS encoding FAD-dependent oxidoreductase produces MADAVTRTDLSSADRHDLVVVGGGIAGLVIARDAARAGLRVVLLDASDHRGGMLRRGDLAGIPIDLGAESFATRTDGVADLVADLPADAALEIVSPAPGGAHLAALADGEVLHAPLPRRTVLGIPADPLADDVVRILGDAAARRVADERHADAPAAVTEEPTLADLVAQRCGPELVRRLVDPLCRSVYSAPADRLYLSRLHPALWEAYLTGGSLVAAAATLARPERAGAAVAGIAGGMWRLADAVARDAERHGARLVTAASVVRATPASDGDDIAVELGSGGVFRGARVVIATGATAARRLLGGAPEETAPVRVVAALVHAPALDHHPVGSGVIAAVDVPSAAKALTHVTAKWAWAAASVPAGQHVVRLSARGADAPLSSPEDLAREIALLTGVDVAAADVLAVTSAEWTDAVASAPADDRELSALADRGIHFAGATVAGTGLASVVPHARELARELVARHGATHTSSPSDTSTAPDHPTTSRRIA; encoded by the coding sequence GTGGCGGATGCCGTGACGCGCACCGACCTCTCCTCCGCCGACCGGCACGACCTCGTGGTCGTCGGGGGCGGGATCGCCGGGCTTGTGATCGCGCGTGATGCCGCGCGGGCCGGGCTGCGCGTCGTGCTCCTGGATGCGTCGGACCATCGCGGCGGGATGCTGCGTCGCGGCGATCTCGCCGGCATCCCCATCGACCTCGGGGCGGAGTCGTTCGCGACCCGCACCGACGGGGTCGCCGACCTCGTCGCCGACCTCCCGGCGGATGCCGCCCTGGAGATCGTTTCCCCCGCTCCGGGTGGTGCGCACCTCGCGGCGCTCGCCGACGGGGAGGTGCTCCACGCGCCGTTGCCGCGCCGCACCGTGCTCGGCATCCCCGCCGATCCGCTGGCCGACGATGTCGTGCGCATCCTCGGCGACGCCGCCGCACGCCGCGTCGCCGACGAGCGTCACGCCGACGCGCCCGCGGCGGTGACCGAGGAGCCGACACTCGCCGACCTCGTCGCGCAGCGGTGCGGGCCGGAGCTCGTGCGACGACTGGTCGATCCGCTGTGCCGCAGCGTCTACTCCGCTCCCGCCGACCGGTTGTACCTGTCGCGGCTGCACCCCGCGCTCTGGGAGGCGTACCTGACGGGTGGCTCGCTCGTGGCCGCCGCGGCGACCCTCGCCCGACCCGAACGCGCCGGTGCCGCCGTCGCGGGCATCGCGGGCGGGATGTGGCGCCTCGCGGATGCCGTCGCGCGCGATGCCGAACGTCACGGTGCGCGCCTCGTCACCGCCGCGTCCGTCGTGCGTGCGACACCGGCGAGCGACGGCGACGACATCGCCGTCGAACTCGGGAGCGGCGGGGTGTTCCGCGGTGCGCGGGTCGTCATCGCCACCGGCGCCACCGCCGCGCGTCGTCTGCTCGGCGGCGCTCCCGAAGAGACCGCCCCGGTCCGGGTGGTGGCCGCCCTCGTCCACGCGCCCGCCTTGGATCACCACCCCGTCGGCTCCGGCGTGATCGCGGCCGTCGACGTGCCGTCGGCCGCGAAGGCCCTCACCCACGTCACGGCGAAGTGGGCGTGGGCCGCGGCATCCGTGCCCGCCGGGCAGCACGTCGTTCGGCTCTCGGCGCGCGGCGCCGACGCCCCGCTCTCGTCGCCGGAGGATCTCGCGCGGGAGATCGCCCTCCTCACCGGTGTCGACGTCGCCGCCGCCGACGTCCTCGCCGTCACGTCGGCGGAGTGGACGGATGCCGTCGCGAGCGCCCCCGCAGACGACCGCGAGCTGTCGGCACTCGCAGACCGCGGCATCCACTTCGCGGGAGCGACCGTCGCGGGCACCGGCCTCGCCTCCGTCGTGCCCCATGCGCGCGAGCTCGCGCGCGAACTCGTCGCGCGCCACGGCGCGACGCACACGTCCTCGCCGTCCGACACCTCGACGGCCCCCGACCACCCCACGACCTCCCGGAGGATCGCATGA